A window of Candidatus Poribacteria bacterium genomic DNA:
TGTTGTGTTTCAATCCGGAAACCGATTCGCAGCAGGCGTTGACGGCTCGGTTGAACACCTCATAAATCCGGAGGCTTTTTATGATATTAGAAACGCTTGCACTTCTAGCAATTTTGGGTTTCTACATTAACGTGATACATCAGCACAATCAGGGCACATCAAAGCAAATCTTTTTTGTCCACCAATGCCATCAAACTCTGTCTCATAATCATAAGTGACCTGCACGTTTGCCTCACCACACCAATCACATTTGCCACGAAAATAGTCTGCCTTCTGTGCTGCCAATTCTTGATGTTTATCAGCTAACTGTCTCGCGGACTGGATGAGATCAATTGCGCGTTGGCGCAGCTTGGGATCCGTCTCTTTCTTTGCAATCTTTTCAAGAATTGGCTGTAACTGTGGATCATTTGGTCGTCCGCCATCGTCGAGGGTATGCCACGCTGCTTTGCGAACATTGATGTCGGAATCTTGAAGCCCACGGTATAGCGCCTCCCACACAGCATCAATCCGTCTGCGAACATGGCAGGGACAAAGATTATCCATCGCAGCTATTCTGTCCTCCGGATCATCCGAATATGCCATCGAAAGGTAAAGATCAATTTTGTCGCCGCGCAAACGGTTTTCGCCTCGACGTTGCTGTCTCTTCTGATATTTATTCTTCGCTCGTTTCTTCGGCATTGACCCCTCCTTGTGTCAACTGAAACAGAATTGAGTTGTTTCAAAGTTTATCGCTTCATTT
This region includes:
- a CDS encoding HEAT repeat domain-containing protein; translated protein: MPKKRAKNKYQKRQQRRGENRLRGDKIDLYLSMAYSDDPEDRIAAMDNLCPCHVRRRIDAVWEALYRGLQDSDINVRKAAWHTLDDGGRPNDPQLQPILEKIAKKETDPKLRQRAIDLIQSARQLADKHQELAAQKADYFRGKCDWCGEANVQVTYDYETEFDGIGGQKRFALMCPDCADVSR